In the genome of Apodemus sylvaticus chromosome 2, mApoSyl1.1, whole genome shotgun sequence, one region contains:
- the En2 gene encoding homeobox protein engrailed-2: MEEKDSKSSETAAEAQRQPESSSGSGSGGSSSPSDSDTGRRRALMLPAVLQAPGNHQHPHRITNFFIDNILRPEFGRRKDAGTCCAGAGGARGGEGGAGTTEGGGGAGGAEQLLGARESRPNPACAPIAGGPLSAAAGDPAADGEGGSKTLSLHSGAKKPGDPGASLDGALKARGLGGGDLSVSSDSDSSQASATLGAQPMLWPAWVYCTRYSDRPSSGPRSRKPKKKNPNKEDKRPRTAFTAEQLQRLKAEFQTNRYLTEQRRQSLAQELSLNESQIKIWFQNKRAKIKKATGNKNTLAVHLMAQGLYNHSTTAKEGKSDSE, from the exons ATGGAGGAGAAGGATTCCAAGTCCAGCGAGACGGCAGCGGAGGCTCAGAGACAGCCGGAATCCAGCTCCGGCAGCGGCTCGGGTGGCAGTAGCAGCCCGAGCGACTCGGACACCGGCCGCCGGCGGGCTCTGATGCTTCCCGCGGTCCTCCAGGCTCCAGGCAACCACCAGCATCCACATCGCATCACCAACTTCTTCATCGATAACATCCTGCGGCCTGAGTTCGGCCGCCGAAAGGACGCCGGGACTTGCTGTGCCGGTGCGGGCGGAGCCAGGGGAGGTGAAGGCGGCGCTGGCACTACGGAGGGAGGCGGCGGCGCAGGCGGAGCCGAGCAGCTCCTGGGCGCCAGGGAATCCCGACCGAACCCAGCGTGCGCACCCATTGCGGGAGGGCCGCTCTCCGCCGCTGCTGGCGACCCTGCGGCCGACGGAGAAGGCGGCTCCAAGACGCTCTCGCTGCACAGTGGTGCCAAAAAACCCGGCGATCCCGGGGCTTCCTTGGATGGAGCGCTCAAGGCCCGGGGCTTGGGCGGCGGTGACTTGTCGGTGAGCTCCGACTCGGACAGCTCTCAAGCCAGCGCCACTCTGGGCGCGCAACCCATGCTCTGGCCCGCTTGGGTCTACTGCACGCGCTACTCTGACCGGCCTTCTTCAG GTCCCAGGTCCCgaaaaccaaagaagaagaacCCCAACAAAGAGGACAAGCGGCCGCGCACGGCCTTCACCGCCGAGCAGCTGCAGAGGCTCAAGGCTGAGTTTCAGACCAACAGGTACCTGACAGAGCAGCGACGCCAGAGTCTGGCGCAGGAGCTCAGCCTCAACGAGTCTCAGATCAAGATCTGGTTCCAGAACAAGCGGGCCAAAATCAAGAAAGCCACGGGCAACAAGAACACTTTGGCGGTGCACCTCATGGCGCAGGGCCTGTACAACCATTCCACCACCGCCAAGGAGGGCAAGTCGGACAGCGAGTAG